A window from Pseudomonas kribbensis encodes these proteins:
- a CDS encoding FAD-dependent oxidoreductase encodes MFKWECLVCGFIYDEALGMPEHDIPAGTRWEDVPESWYCPECGVGKADFQMIQVGQSAEPNSVPEQSDPVIILGSGLAGYTVARELRKLDSDAPILIVTRDGGEFYSKPALSNAFQTGRLPEQLVTFSAEQMAAQLQAQIRTRTSIERIDTDARSIYIDGQPLRYRSLVLALGADARRPALQGDGVDAIITVNDLEDYRRLRQQISADSRIAILGGGLIGCEFANDLRHAGHEVSVVDRATWPLSRLLPSEAGEEMANALASIGVRLELGNAPVVVNRAGQGYTLQLADGRVLEADYVLSAIGLEPRVDLARAAGIRVAGGIVTDAFLRASADNVYALGDCAQVHDLVLPYVMPIMLQARALARTLAGQPTPVAYPAMPVTIKTSVLPTIVASPMNPEGEWSTEWAGRCDKGIAHVKSIYLDQQSQMLGFVLMGGAVHEKAELLKRLPDWR; translated from the coding sequence ATGTTCAAGTGGGAATGTCTTGTGTGCGGCTTCATTTACGACGAAGCCCTGGGAATGCCTGAGCACGATATCCCGGCCGGGACTCGCTGGGAGGACGTGCCGGAAAGCTGGTATTGCCCGGAGTGCGGGGTAGGGAAGGCTGACTTTCAGATGATTCAGGTCGGGCAGAGCGCAGAGCCGAACTCCGTGCCGGAGCAATCCGACCCGGTGATCATTCTGGGTTCAGGGCTGGCCGGGTACACCGTGGCGCGCGAACTGCGCAAGCTGGATAGCGACGCGCCAATCCTGATCGTCACCCGCGATGGCGGCGAGTTTTACTCGAAACCAGCGCTGTCCAACGCCTTCCAGACCGGGCGTTTGCCGGAGCAACTGGTGACTTTCAGCGCCGAGCAGATGGCGGCGCAACTGCAAGCGCAGATCAGGACACGTACTTCGATTGAACGGATCGACACCGATGCCCGTTCGATCTACATCGACGGCCAGCCTCTTCGCTACCGCTCGCTGGTGCTGGCGCTCGGGGCCGATGCGCGTCGACCTGCGCTGCAGGGTGACGGGGTGGACGCCATCATCACGGTGAACGATCTGGAAGATTACCGGCGCCTGCGTCAGCAGATCAGCGCTGATAGCCGGATCGCCATTCTGGGCGGCGGGCTGATCGGTTGCGAGTTCGCCAATGACTTGCGACATGCCGGTCATGAAGTGTCGGTTGTCGACCGGGCCACCTGGCCGTTGAGTCGCCTGCTGCCCTCGGAGGCCGGAGAGGAAATGGCCAATGCGCTGGCGTCGATTGGCGTACGCCTGGAGCTTGGCAATGCGCCCGTTGTGGTTAACCGCGCCGGGCAGGGGTATACGTTGCAACTGGCCGATGGCCGCGTGCTGGAAGCGGATTATGTGTTGAGTGCCATTGGCCTCGAACCCCGTGTCGATCTGGCGCGGGCGGCGGGTATTCGGGTTGCCGGCGGTATTGTCACTGACGCTTTTCTGCGTGCGAGCGCCGACAACGTTTACGCATTGGGTGATTGCGCGCAAGTCCATGACCTGGTGCTCCCCTATGTGATGCCGATCATGTTGCAGGCCCGGGCACTGGCCCGGACCCTGGCGGGTCAGCCGACGCCGGTCGCTTATCCCGCCATGCCGGTGACGATCAAGACCAGCGTCTTGCCGACCATTGTGGCGTCGCCGATGAACCCCGAGGGAGAGTGGTCGACCGAATGGGCGGGACGCTGCGACAAGGGCATTGCTCACGTGAAATCCATTTACCTCGATCAGCAGAGCCAGATGCTGGGTTTCGTCCTGATGGGCGGTGCGGTTCATGAAAAAGCCGAGTTGCTGAAAAGGCTGCCGGACTGGCGGTAG
- a CDS encoding LysR family transcriptional regulator has product MSNALPNCDVQLIRTLYTLLTECSVSRTAELLGQTQPAISVALRRLRELTGDQLLVRSGSRMVLTAHGLTLIEPVSQALNGIEQILHPVDLFDPATTRQTFRISTPDYLSVFFVPAIIERFYAQAPFATLELKHLQAEGGYSRGLEDGFLDLVIGNWRTPAEHLHLQPLCDDDLVCLMREEHPIPQGGLTPEAYAEADHLAVMTHNASGQGTIGAELAKSGLVRRVKTTLPYFCIAPYVLVKSNLVFTTTRSFAKHYTELLPLRIEPFPVPAQPLRYYQLWHARKHRSQASKWLRSVVLAAARAIASEPLMPMTQDRGL; this is encoded by the coding sequence GTGTCCAACGCTTTGCCCAACTGCGATGTCCAGCTGATCCGCACGCTCTACACGCTGCTGACGGAGTGCAGCGTGTCGCGTACGGCCGAGCTGCTCGGGCAGACCCAACCGGCAATCAGTGTCGCGTTGCGCAGGCTGCGCGAGTTGACCGGCGATCAATTGCTGGTACGCAGCGGCAGCCGGATGGTGCTGACCGCGCACGGTCTCACCTTGATCGAGCCCGTTTCGCAAGCGCTGAACGGTATCGAGCAGATTCTGCACCCGGTCGACCTGTTCGATCCCGCCACCACCCGACAGACCTTTCGCATCAGCACGCCGGATTACCTGAGTGTGTTTTTCGTGCCCGCCATCATCGAGCGTTTTTATGCGCAGGCGCCGTTCGCCACGCTGGAACTCAAGCACCTGCAAGCCGAGGGCGGCTACTCCCGTGGACTGGAGGACGGTTTTCTCGATCTGGTGATCGGCAACTGGCGAACGCCGGCCGAGCATCTTCATCTGCAACCCCTGTGCGACGATGACCTGGTTTGTCTGATGCGCGAGGAGCATCCGATTCCGCAAGGTGGGTTGACCCCGGAGGCCTACGCGGAAGCGGATCACCTGGCGGTGATGACACACAATGCGTCCGGGCAGGGCACGATTGGCGCCGAACTGGCGAAAAGCGGCCTGGTCCGGCGCGTGAAAACGACCTTGCCGTACTTCTGCATTGCGCCTTACGTGCTGGTCAAATCGAACCTGGTGTTCACCACCACACGTTCGTTTGCCAAGCATTACACCGAGTTGTTGCCGCTGCGGATCGAGCCGTTTCCGGTACCGGCGCAGCCCTTGCGCTACTACCAGCTGTGGCATGCGCGCAAACATCGCTCGCAGGCTTCGAAGTGGCTACGTAGCGTTGTACTCGCTGCTGCGAGGGCAATTGCCTCCGAGCCCTTGATGCCGATGACTCAGGATCGAGGGCTCTAG
- a CDS encoding TonB-dependent receptor family protein — protein MPSLKTLPAALLGLALACPVEAESQGMELGQVLIGAEDQSGEDLSLEEAKARLAQVPGGTNVVDMRAPLQGRVASSQDVLAYQPGIYAQSAGNEGVKISIRGSGINRAPGAHASGLYTMLDGLPLTGPGGTPYELLEPLWLDHVEVLRGANGFDRGALALGGAVDYVSHTGYNAPRLNVRYVMGSHGYAQRQVSSGQVLGDFDYYLSMTDAHSDGYQDHTASKSQGVIANFGYRFNPNLETRFYIRHRETDNDLAGRVTKHSIEHDPRAANPAYVTRNDSRDQPGSTFIGNKTTYYIDDDSSIQTGLVYHDYPMDLREGPNRLKVAYTDVSGTFDYKRRDTLWGLESHSTFGLRVTKHLPNDGATELVRIPSGNTAGYAPGTHMRNFTYQGSDTVLHFGNDLEIADDLWLTTGLAAIYTRRESAVTYPEGGGKTSLGDWDYAPRLGLRYQVTPDLQLFGNLSRSVEAPHPWSLIYSSNVRFPAGSGAATGTQRDPVKLQNQTATTLELGGRGDSALGEWSLAWYYAQVRHELLSVLPDANATTPYELNASPTVHQGIEASLNSNLWSANDGGKLSLRQAYTFSDFHYRNDDRFGDNRLPGLPMHYYQGELRYDFPQGFFAAVNTQLVSKVAVDYANSYYADPYATFGATLGYNAPKGDWQTWLDMRNLTDKHYAATVTPGYDDKGLDAARSTPGEGMAMYVGVSWSLL, from the coding sequence ATGCCCTCGCTCAAAACACTGCCCGCCGCATTGCTGGGGCTGGCCCTTGCCTGTCCGGTCGAAGCCGAGTCTCAGGGCATGGAGTTGGGGCAGGTGTTAATTGGGGCAGAGGATCAGAGCGGTGAAGACCTTTCGCTGGAGGAGGCCAAGGCCCGGTTGGCGCAGGTACCCGGCGGCACCAATGTGGTCGATATGCGTGCTCCGTTGCAGGGGCGGGTAGCGAGCAGTCAGGATGTGCTGGCGTATCAGCCGGGGATATATGCCCAGTCGGCGGGCAATGAAGGGGTGAAAATCTCGATTCGTGGCTCGGGCATCAATCGGGCTCCCGGCGCCCACGCGTCGGGGCTGTACACGATGCTCGACGGTCTACCGCTGACCGGCCCCGGCGGTACGCCTTATGAATTGCTGGAGCCGCTGTGGCTTGACCATGTGGAGGTGCTGCGCGGTGCCAACGGTTTCGACCGGGGTGCGCTGGCCCTCGGCGGGGCGGTCGATTACGTCAGCCACACGGGCTACAACGCGCCTCGGTTGAATGTGCGCTACGTCATGGGCAGCCACGGCTATGCGCAACGGCAAGTCAGCTCGGGCCAGGTGCTGGGCGATTTCGATTACTACCTGTCGATGACCGACGCGCACTCCGACGGTTATCAGGATCACACCGCCAGCAAGAGCCAGGGTGTGATCGCCAACTTCGGTTATCGCTTCAATCCGAATCTGGAAACCCGTTTCTATATCCGTCACCGCGAGACCGACAACGATCTTGCCGGGCGAGTGACCAAGCATTCCATCGAGCACGATCCACGTGCGGCCAACCCGGCCTACGTGACCCGCAACGACAGCCGCGATCAGCCCGGCAGCACCTTCATCGGCAACAAGACCACGTACTACATCGACGACGATTCGAGCATCCAGACCGGTCTGGTTTATCACGATTACCCGATGGACCTGCGTGAAGGCCCGAACCGTTTGAAGGTCGCGTACACCGATGTCAGCGGCACGTTCGACTACAAGCGCCGCGACACCCTCTGGGGCCTCGAAAGCCACAGCACCTTTGGCCTGCGGGTGACCAAACACCTGCCCAACGACGGCGCCACTGAGTTGGTACGGATCCCCTCCGGCAACACCGCCGGTTATGCGCCGGGCACGCACATGCGCAACTTCACTTATCAAGGCTCGGATACCGTTCTGCACTTTGGCAATGATCTGGAGATCGCCGATGACCTGTGGCTGACCACGGGCCTCGCGGCGATCTACACCCGCCGCGAAAGTGCCGTGACCTATCCGGAAGGTGGCGGCAAGACCAGCCTCGGCGACTGGGACTACGCGCCACGTCTGGGCCTGCGTTATCAGGTGACGCCGGATCTGCAACTGTTCGGCAACCTCAGCCGCTCGGTCGAAGCGCCGCATCCGTGGTCATTGATCTACAGCTCCAACGTACGGTTCCCGGCGGGCAGCGGCGCCGCCACCGGCACCCAGCGTGATCCGGTCAAACTGCAGAACCAGACCGCGACGACACTTGAACTCGGTGGCCGCGGCGACAGCGCACTCGGCGAGTGGAGCCTGGCCTGGTACTACGCCCAGGTGCGCCACGAACTGCTTTCGGTATTGCCGGATGCCAACGCCACAACACCCTACGAGTTAAACGCCAGCCCGACCGTGCACCAAGGCATCGAAGCGAGCCTGAACAGCAACCTGTGGTCAGCGAACGATGGCGGCAAGTTGAGCCTGCGTCAGGCCTACACCTTCAGCGATTTCCACTACCGCAATGACGACCGATTCGGCGACAACCGCTTGCCGGGCCTGCCGATGCATTACTACCAGGGTGAACTGCGCTACGACTTCCCGCAGGGGTTCTTCGCGGCAGTCAACACGCAACTGGTGTCGAAAGTCGCGGTGGATTACGCCAACAGCTACTACGCCGACCCTTACGCTACCTTCGGCGCGACCCTCGGATACAACGCGCCCAAGGGTGACTGGCAGACCTGGCTGGACATGCGCAACCTGACCGACAAACACTACGCCGCTACCGTTACGCCGGGCTACGACGATAAAGGACTGGACGCCGCACGCTCGACGCCGGGCGAGGGGATGGCGATGTATGTCGGGGTGTCGTGGAGCCTGCTCTGA
- a CDS encoding ABC transporter ATP-binding protein, translating to MVKLRLENLGAGYGQREIISGVSTATFTGGQVVAVVGPNAAGKSTLFKRMAGLIDGPGEVILEGSKKGTQGISYMPQGLNASARLTVYESVLLARKQLTPNWSVHDDELQLVDEILDALGITELSFRNLGELSGGQQQLVSIAQTLVREPEILLMDEPTSALDMHRQVQVLNFMKALARRREVIVFIAIHDLNQALRFADQVLVIAGGTAHGSGPSHEVITEPMLRTVYKVEARIEQCSRGQRHILIDDIV from the coding sequence ATGGTGAAGCTGCGGCTCGAAAACCTCGGGGCCGGTTACGGCCAGCGCGAGATCATTTCCGGTGTCAGCACCGCGACGTTTACCGGCGGCCAGGTCGTGGCGGTGGTCGGGCCCAATGCGGCGGGCAAATCGACGTTGTTCAAACGCATGGCCGGGCTGATCGACGGGCCGGGCGAAGTGATTCTGGAAGGCTCGAAAAAAGGCACGCAGGGCATCAGTTATATGCCGCAAGGCCTGAACGCCAGCGCCCGACTCACGGTGTACGAATCGGTGCTGCTGGCGCGCAAGCAGCTGACGCCCAACTGGTCGGTCCACGACGATGAATTGCAGCTGGTAGACGAGATTCTCGATGCACTCGGGATCACCGAACTTTCATTCCGTAACCTCGGTGAACTGAGCGGTGGCCAGCAACAGTTGGTCTCAATCGCCCAGACCCTGGTACGCGAACCGGAAATCCTGCTGATGGACGAACCCACCAGCGCACTCGACATGCACCGGCAGGTTCAGGTGCTGAACTTCATGAAAGCCCTCGCGCGCCGCCGCGAGGTGATCGTGTTCATCGCCATCCACGACCTGAACCAGGCGCTGCGTTTTGCCGATCAGGTGCTGGTCATCGCTGGTGGCACGGCCCATGGCAGCGGGCCGAGCCATGAGGTCATCACCGAGCCGATGCTGCGCACGGTCTACAAGGTCGAGGCGCGGATCGAGCAATGCAGTCGCGGGCAGCGCCATATTCTGATCGACGATATTGTTTGA
- a CDS encoding FecCD family ABC transporter permease, which translates to MSSLGEAPIVQSVTYRRLVLRKRLILLGLAVLLIFSVLLDLALGPARYSLNEVLGALFSPDTASAQVRVVMWDIRLPVALMAVAVGAALSLAGAQMQTILNNPLASPFTLGISAAAGFGAALGLAFGVALFPLAAQYMVPLNAFIMAMLSALLIHFMSMRRGVTAETIVLLGIALVFTFNALLALVQFFATEQAVAAVVFWTMGSLTKATWPKLGVICVVILITLPIFAKRAWAMTALRLGDDKAASFGINVRSLRFQTLIMVSLLASFPVAFVGTIGFIGLVGPHIARMLIGEDQRFFLPASLLTGALILSASSVVSKTLIPGAIFPIGVVTSLIGVPFFISLILNGKKNSW; encoded by the coding sequence ATGAGTTCGCTGGGCGAAGCACCGATCGTGCAAAGCGTCACCTACCGGCGACTGGTGCTGCGTAAACGGCTGATTCTGCTCGGGCTGGCCGTGTTGCTGATCTTCAGCGTGTTGCTTGATTTGGCGCTCGGTCCGGCCCGTTACAGCCTCAACGAAGTGCTGGGAGCGTTATTCTCGCCGGACACCGCGTCGGCACAAGTGCGGGTGGTGATGTGGGACATCCGTCTGCCGGTGGCACTGATGGCGGTCGCTGTCGGCGCGGCGCTTTCGCTGGCCGGGGCGCAGATGCAGACCATCCTCAACAACCCGCTCGCCAGCCCTTTCACCCTTGGCATTTCTGCAGCGGCCGGTTTCGGCGCGGCGCTGGGACTGGCCTTCGGCGTGGCGCTGTTTCCGCTGGCGGCGCAATACATGGTTCCGCTCAACGCGTTCATCATGGCGATGCTCTCGGCGCTGCTGATCCACTTCATGAGCATGCGCCGTGGCGTCACCGCTGAAACCATCGTGCTGCTCGGCATCGCCCTGGTGTTTACCTTCAATGCGCTGCTGGCGCTGGTGCAGTTCTTCGCCACCGAACAGGCCGTGGCGGCCGTGGTGTTCTGGACCATGGGCAGCCTGACCAAAGCCACCTGGCCCAAGCTCGGGGTGATCTGCGTGGTGATCCTCATCACCCTGCCGATCTTCGCCAAACGCGCGTGGGCGATGACGGCTCTGCGTCTGGGGGATGACAAGGCCGCGAGCTTCGGCATCAACGTGCGCAGCCTGCGTTTTCAGACGCTGATCATGGTCAGCCTGCTCGCGTCGTTTCCGGTGGCGTTCGTCGGCACCATCGGTTTTATCGGGCTGGTCGGGCCGCACATCGCGCGGATGCTGATCGGTGAGGATCAGCGGTTTTTCCTGCCGGCCTCGTTGCTGACCGGTGCGCTGATCCTGTCCGCCAGTTCAGTGGTCAGCAAGACCCTGATCCCGGGGGCGATATTCCCTATTGGCGTCGTCACGTCGCTGATCGGCGTGCCGTTCTTCATTTCTCTGATTCTCAACGGGAAGAAAAACTCATGGTGA
- a CDS encoding ABC transporter substrate-binding protein: MVNVFRRRQTFAALLFAGLLGLSLSSLMPSSAQAAKPDPALGTVTDLQGRTVKVHLPVRRVILGEGRQLYLVAALDTQNPIERIVGWRKDLIQSDPDTYNAYLRKFPDIAKIPTFGGFESGTFDIEQAISQKPDVIILNIEAQHATEDARYIEKLDALGIPVVYVDFRNNPMQNTEPTMRLFGKLFGKEERAEAFIDFRNQQILRVTDVIEKHHPARPSVFIERIGGYTDDCCLSFGNENFGLFVDMAGGNNIARRIIPSTFGQLNPEQVIVANPDHVVVTSADWEAFAPGGHWVGVGPGADLAEARRKLAWYTQRPAYAGIKAQNSQAFHAIWHQFYNSPYQFVAIQQLAKWFHPELFADLDPDAAFRDLHERFLPVPYEPGYFVSLQKTEAKP; this comes from the coding sequence ATGGTTAATGTTTTTCGCCGCCGCCAGACCTTCGCCGCCCTGCTGTTCGCCGGGCTGCTGGGTTTGTCGTTGTCTTCCTTGATGCCGAGCAGCGCGCAGGCTGCCAAACCGGATCCGGCACTGGGCACCGTGACTGATTTGCAGGGCCGCACGGTCAAGGTTCACCTGCCGGTCCGTCGAGTGATCCTGGGTGAAGGTCGCCAGTTGTATCTGGTGGCCGCGCTGGATACGCAGAACCCTATCGAACGCATCGTCGGCTGGCGCAAGGACCTGATCCAGTCCGACCCGGACACCTACAACGCCTACCTGCGCAAATTCCCCGACATCGCAAAAATCCCGACCTTCGGCGGTTTCGAAAGCGGCACCTTCGACATCGAGCAGGCGATCTCGCAGAAACCTGACGTGATCATCCTCAACATCGAAGCGCAGCACGCAACCGAGGATGCGCGCTACATCGAGAAACTCGACGCCCTGGGCATTCCGGTGGTGTACGTCGACTTTCGCAACAACCCCATGCAGAACACCGAGCCGACCATGCGCCTGTTCGGCAAGTTGTTCGGCAAGGAAGAACGAGCCGAAGCCTTCATCGACTTTCGCAACCAGCAGATCCTCCGCGTTACCGACGTGATCGAGAAACACCACCCTGCTCGCCCCAGCGTGTTCATCGAACGCATCGGCGGCTACACCGATGATTGTTGCCTGAGCTTCGGCAACGAGAACTTCGGTCTTTTCGTCGACATGGCCGGCGGCAACAACATCGCCCGTCGGATCATTCCGAGTACGTTCGGGCAACTGAACCCCGAGCAAGTGATTGTCGCCAATCCCGACCATGTCGTGGTCACCAGCGCCGATTGGGAAGCCTTTGCACCGGGCGGCCATTGGGTCGGTGTCGGACCGGGCGCGGACCTGGCCGAAGCCCGGCGCAAACTGGCCTGGTACACCCAGCGCCCGGCCTATGCCGGCATCAAAGCGCAGAACAGTCAGGCGTTTCATGCGATCTGGCATCAGTTCTACAACAGCCCTTACCAGTTCGTGGCCATTCAGCAATTGGCCAAATGGTTCCACCCGGAACTGTTCGCCGATCTTGATCCGGATGCCGCGTTTCGCGACCTGCATGAGCGGTTTCTGCCAGTGCCTTACGAACCGGGCTATTTCGTCAGTCTGCAAAAAACCGAGGCCAAACCATGA
- a CDS encoding TonB-dependent receptor, with protein MLVARPLLPDRLLKPVIRSVLLSVALGLAGGAFALAAEPAQLDAVTIRAYNIAPGPLGVTLSSFAVDAGIALSFQPSITEGLVSPGLSGRYSIQEAVSRLLEGSGLEMVARSDGTWTLVVRRVTLSDTTVEGVDQRTDSLPSVLPGGQAARGGRLGILGNRDTMDAPFSVSSYTSTLIKDQQAVTVGDLLERDSSVRSTGQAGGIVDSFFIRGFPVGEGNLGELAFDGVYGVASNYRVFTEYAERIELVKGPAALLYGMSPNSGVGGVINVVPKRSLDEDLTRFTANYALNTQVGSHLDISRRFGEERRFGVRINGSVQQGETAIDKQSREVGIGAISLDYQGERLRTTLDLINQKESFDAASRPFLIAPGVDIPSAANGRTSVSQEWGWSDTRDKSALLGGEYDLNDNLTLFAHAGGGRSDVARMSDQTPTIVNAAGDTSSIPGYYKFEVQRYTVDAGARLRFDTGPISHSTALQVTRYRDELARGIISGPAILSNIYHPIDRPKPAIAKPDTPKVSQSELSGVALADTLSVLDERVQVTVGLRQQNIKSDNYNAAGFVTTSYDKSRSTPLYGVVVKPWDHVALYYNYVEGLSKGDIAPSAASNAGEIFSPYVSRQQELGVKLDYGSFMSTLALFQLQKPSGELASGVFSVQGEQRNRGVELNMAGEVTPGTRLLGGVTLLDGELTRTSVAANRGNKPVGVPEVQANLWAEWDVPKLEGLTLTSGAIYTGSQYVDQANTQKLDDWTRFDVGARYATRIAERPTTFRATVQNVFDREYWSGVASYGAFSQGAPRTLLLSATVDF; from the coding sequence ATGCTCGTTGCACGACCCTTGCTTCCGGATCGTCTGCTAAAGCCCGTTATTCGCAGTGTGTTGCTCAGCGTCGCGCTGGGCCTGGCCGGCGGTGCGTTCGCTTTGGCTGCCGAGCCGGCTCAACTGGACGCGGTCACTATTCGAGCCTACAACATCGCTCCGGGGCCACTTGGCGTGACCCTCTCGAGTTTTGCCGTGGACGCCGGGATTGCCTTGTCGTTTCAGCCATCGATCACTGAAGGCCTCGTCAGCCCGGGATTGTCCGGCAGGTACTCGATTCAGGAAGCGGTGTCCCGGCTACTGGAAGGCAGCGGTCTGGAAATGGTCGCCCGCAGCGACGGCACCTGGACACTGGTGGTACGCCGCGTCACGTTGTCGGACACCACGGTCGAAGGCGTCGACCAGCGCACCGACAGCCTGCCATCGGTGCTCCCGGGCGGTCAGGCCGCTCGGGGCGGACGCCTCGGTATTCTGGGCAACCGTGACACGATGGACGCCCCGTTCAGCGTCAGCAGCTACACCTCGACGCTGATCAAGGACCAGCAGGCGGTCACGGTCGGAGACTTGCTGGAGCGCGACTCTTCGGTGCGCTCAACGGGACAGGCCGGCGGCATTGTCGATTCGTTTTTCATCCGTGGTTTTCCGGTCGGCGAAGGCAACCTCGGTGAACTGGCGTTCGACGGCGTGTACGGCGTGGCCTCCAACTATCGGGTGTTCACCGAATACGCCGAACGCATCGAACTGGTCAAAGGCCCCGCAGCCCTGCTCTACGGCATGTCGCCCAACAGTGGCGTCGGCGGCGTGATCAACGTGGTGCCCAAGCGTTCGCTGGACGAAGACCTGACTCGCTTTACCGCCAATTACGCCTTGAACACACAAGTGGGCAGCCACCTCGACATCAGCCGCCGATTTGGCGAAGAACGCCGGTTCGGCGTGCGAATCAATGGCAGCGTCCAGCAAGGTGAAACGGCCATCGACAAGCAATCGAGAGAAGTCGGCATCGGCGCGATTTCCCTCGACTATCAAGGCGAGCGCCTGCGCACCACCCTGGACCTGATCAACCAGAAAGAATCATTCGACGCCGCTTCCCGACCATTTCTGATCGCCCCCGGTGTGGACATTCCTTCGGCGGCCAACGGACGCACCAGCGTCAGTCAGGAATGGGGCTGGTCGGATACCCGGGACAAATCGGCGTTGCTCGGAGGCGAGTACGACCTCAACGACAACCTGACGCTGTTCGCCCACGCCGGTGGTGGACGGTCGGATGTCGCGCGCATGTCCGATCAGACCCCGACCATCGTCAACGCAGCGGGCGACACCTCGTCGATCCCCGGCTATTACAAATTCGAAGTCCAGCGCTACACCGTCGATGCCGGGGCACGCCTGCGTTTCGACACAGGGCCGATAAGCCACAGCACGGCCCTGCAAGTCACCCGCTATCGCGATGAGCTGGCGCGGGGCATCATTTCCGGCCCGGCGATCCTGTCGAACATCTACCACCCGATCGACCGCCCGAAACCTGCAATCGCCAAACCCGACACCCCCAAAGTCTCGCAAAGCGAACTGTCGGGCGTGGCCCTTGCCGACACCCTGTCGGTACTCGACGAGCGCGTGCAAGTCACGGTCGGATTGCGCCAGCAGAACATCAAGTCGGACAACTACAACGCGGCCGGCTTCGTCACCACCTCCTACGACAAGAGCAGATCCACGCCGCTTTACGGGGTTGTGGTCAAACCCTGGGACCACGTCGCGCTTTACTACAACTACGTCGAAGGCCTGAGCAAGGGCGACATCGCGCCCTCCGCGGCTTCGAACGCCGGCGAGATCTTTTCTCCCTACGTTTCCCGGCAGCAGGAGCTTGGGGTCAAGCTCGACTACGGCAGCTTCATGTCCACCCTGGCGCTGTTCCAGTTACAGAAACCCAGCGGTGAACTGGCCTCGGGCGTGTTTTCGGTCCAGGGCGAGCAACGCAACCGCGGCGTGGAGCTGAACATGGCAGGCGAAGTCACTCCGGGCACTCGCCTACTCGGTGGCGTGACGCTGCTCGACGGAGAGCTGACCCGAACCAGCGTTGCCGCCAATCGCGGCAACAAGCCCGTGGGGGTGCCAGAGGTGCAGGCCAACCTCTGGGCCGAGTGGGACGTCCCGAAACTCGAAGGCCTGACGCTGACCAGCGGCGCCATCTACACCGGCAGCCAGTACGTCGATCAGGCCAACACGCAGAAACTGGATGACTGGACCCGCTTCGACGTCGGTGCGCGCTACGCCACGCGCATCGCCGAACGACCGACCACGTTCCGGGCCACCGTGCAGAACGTGTTCGACCGTGAATACTGGTCGGGCGTTGCCTCCTATGGCGCGTTCTCTCAAGGCGCGCCTCGGACCTTGTTGCTCTCGGCCACTGTCGATTTCTGA
- a CDS encoding FecR domain-containing protein: protein MLTRRSEPPLDPKILEEAAEWLMRLSENDLSETERAEWEYWKVSSPERNRAWTRAQLLQSKFGGLPPALAMSALDRPSNPERRAALGKLALLLAAVPAGWGSWKLAQSQQWSADYHTAVGQRRELTLADGSQITLNTDTAIDVLFDTRQRLINLREGEILVQTAPDNAAQPRPFLVSTRQGRMQALGTRFTVREWQLRTQLAVLEGAVQVELADNPQRTPIIVNAGQRTDFSSQAFGLPNPTDRNVGAWTQGMLMADKMRLADFVVELARYRRGFVRCDPAIADLRISGAFPISDTQRSLNMLAQTYPVHVSGHLSGYWVTLSPA from the coding sequence ATGCTCACGCGTCGCAGTGAACCGCCGCTCGATCCGAAAATCCTCGAAGAAGCCGCCGAGTGGCTGATGCGCCTGAGCGAAAACGACCTCAGCGAAACCGAGCGCGCGGAATGGGAATACTGGAAAGTCAGCAGCCCCGAGCGCAACCGGGCGTGGACTCGCGCGCAGTTGCTGCAAAGCAAGTTCGGCGGCCTGCCACCGGCGCTGGCAATGTCGGCGCTGGATCGCCCGAGCAACCCGGAGCGCCGCGCAGCCCTGGGCAAACTGGCCTTGTTGCTGGCAGCGGTGCCCGCCGGTTGGGGCAGCTGGAAACTGGCGCAATCGCAGCAATGGTCCGCCGATTACCACACCGCCGTGGGCCAGCGCCGCGAGCTGACCCTGGCCGACGGCTCACAAATCACCCTCAACACCGACACGGCCATCGACGTTTTGTTCGACACCCGACAGCGCCTCATCAATCTGCGCGAAGGCGAAATCCTGGTGCAGACCGCACCGGACAACGCCGCGCAACCTCGACCCTTTCTGGTCAGCACCCGTCAGGGCCGGATGCAGGCGCTGGGCACGCGCTTCACCGTTCGTGAATGGCAGCTGCGCACACAACTCGCGGTACTCGAAGGCGCCGTGCAGGTCGAATTGGCTGACAACCCTCAGCGCACACCGATCATCGTCAACGCCGGGCAACGCACCGACTTTTCATCACAGGCCTTTGGCTTGCCCAACCCGACCGACCGCAACGTCGGCGCCTGGACCCAGGGCATGCTGATGGCCGACAAGATGCGCCTGGCGGATTTCGTCGTCGAACTGGCGCGCTATCGCCGGGGTTTCGTGCGTTGTGACCCGGCCATTGCCGACTTGCGCATTTCCGGGGCCTTTCCCATCAGCGATACCCAGCGCTCGCTGAACATGCTGGCGCAGACCTATCCCGTGCACGTTTCAGGGCACTTGAGCGGTTACTGGGTGACGCTCTCACCCGCCTGA